In Candidatus Cloacimonadota bacterium, a single genomic region encodes these proteins:
- a CDS encoding choice-of-anchor D domain-containing protein — protein sequence MKKLLLICFLMSFAIIFAGTIELGFSGTKVEVLRSDDFGLNLNYKLSRINSFTVNSDEGDFDQIAIPEGTYSTRIGEPRLPIIRKLIAVPIGAEVRISAADFEETEYILAEFGIDNSIIPAQPPLPKSADPSKIEFIYEAANYNSNSYNSDPLVSVEEIGSMRGVRIFAVIVEPVKYNPVRGSIRVYNNIDVNVEFINSNIAATNYLREKAYSHYFQNLFNSTLLNSNSINYRDNITQYPVKYVIVSDPMFETQLQPFIEWKIQKGFDVIEAYTDEPNVGTSPTSIHNYLQGLYDAATPDDPAPSFVLFVGDVQQIPAWSGSTGSHVTDLNYVKLDGPDIVPDMYYGRFSAQTTAQLQPQIDKTLMYEKFDMPDPSYLGEVVMIAGMDSSHGSTWGNGQINYGTENYFNLAHGITSHTYLYPSSGSSSSQIVQNVSDGVGYINYTAHGSSTSWSDPSFTIANINSLQNSGEYCLAVGNCCLTNKFEVGTCFGEAWLRAEDKGAIGYIGGTNSTYWDEDYWWGVGAGTVTANPTYATTGLGVYDGLFHDNGEPFEDWYTTTAGMIYRGNLSVTEGGGMINYYWEIYAIMGDPSLEVYLGVPAENMVSYPDVIFLGLDEIQVSAEPYSYVSLSLDGVIHGTVLVDETGVATLGFDAFTNPGMADIVISRQNKIPVIAQIEVIPSGGPYVVVESFEITDDNNNIPEYNETIGLDMSFENVGTDNATNVTATLSTTDTYVNITGSTTNIGDITTGTIVEILDAFEIEVADDIPDQHIAMFNVEITGSSTWGSTINITFNAPAFDVGPYVIDDNGGNGLLDPGETATVSIPITNAGNALSPDMIAELTNASPDVITLLVDTVNIPAVNIGEEVWADFEVEVADDAQPGTIATLGFAANAGEYNASETLNLPIGLVFEDFETGDFSMFDWQMGTYGWEVTNLNPYEGVYSAKSQTISHNQNAELTLVLDIPADDEISFFRKVSSEDNYDYLRFYINGTLKEEWAGEESWSEVTYAVTAGDDTEFKWSYEKDYSVSSGSDCAWIDYIVFPGIGGTATPIINVNITEIAFGDVNVGETVIEDFTLQNLGTAELTGTILTPDGFTVTLPTRNEENFTIPPNEDITVEIEFAPTQGMLYDGNIEISSNDPNQALIEIPVSGTGVATGTNDLIPLVTELYGNHPNPFNPTTNISYGLNQNSDVKLVIFNTKGQKVKILVNEVQQAGYYNLTWNGKDDNNKQVTSGVYFYELFVGETDYTSVKKMLLLK from the coding sequence ATGAAGAAGTTATTATTGATTTGTTTTTTAATGTCATTTGCAATTATATTTGCAGGTACAATTGAACTTGGATTTTCCGGCACGAAAGTCGAGGTTCTGAGAAGTGATGATTTTGGATTGAATTTAAATTATAAATTATCCCGAATCAATTCGTTTACAGTAAATTCGGATGAAGGTGATTTTGATCAGATCGCAATACCAGAAGGAACGTATTCAACCAGAATTGGAGAACCAAGATTGCCGATTATTCGAAAATTGATAGCTGTACCGATTGGTGCAGAAGTAAGAATTTCAGCTGCAGATTTTGAGGAAACTGAGTATATCTTAGCTGAATTCGGCATAGATAATTCTATCATACCAGCACAACCACCTCTTCCCAAAAGTGCAGATCCCAGCAAAATTGAATTTATTTATGAAGCTGCAAATTATAATTCAAATTCATATAATTCGGATCCGCTTGTTTCTGTGGAAGAGATTGGCAGCATGCGGGGAGTTAGAATTTTTGCAGTTATTGTAGAACCTGTTAAATACAATCCAGTTAGAGGTAGTATCCGGGTTTACAATAATATCGATGTGAATGTTGAATTTATAAATTCAAACATTGCAGCTACAAATTATCTGCGAGAAAAAGCTTATTCCCATTATTTCCAAAATCTCTTTAACAGCACGTTGTTGAATAGTAACTCTATAAATTACCGAGATAATATTACGCAATATCCTGTGAAATATGTTATTGTTTCTGATCCAATGTTTGAAACTCAGCTTCAACCTTTTATCGAATGGAAAATTCAAAAAGGATTTGATGTAATCGAAGCATATACTGATGAACCGAATGTGGGTACCTCACCAACAAGTATTCACAATTATCTGCAGGGTCTATATGATGCTGCTACTCCAGACGATCCGGCACCGTCATTTGTACTTTTCGTGGGTGATGTACAGCAAATTCCAGCTTGGAGTGGTTCTACAGGAAGCCATGTAACAGATTTGAATTATGTAAAATTGGATGGTCCTGATATAGTTCCCGATATGTATTATGGAAGATTTTCTGCTCAAACAACAGCTCAACTCCAACCGCAAATAGATAAAACGTTGATGTATGAGAAATTTGACATGCCCGATCCAAGTTATCTGGGCGAAGTGGTAATGATAGCCGGAATGGATTCATCGCATGGCAGCACCTGGGGAAATGGGCAGATCAATTATGGCACAGAAAATTATTTTAATCTTGCTCATGGAATTACTTCTCACACATATCTGTATCCTTCTTCTGGAAGTTCTTCTTCTCAGATCGTACAAAATGTAAGCGATGGTGTAGGCTATATCAATTATACTGCTCATGGAAGTTCCACAAGTTGGAGCGATCCATCATTTACAATTGCAAACATAAACAGTTTACAGAACAGCGGAGAATACTGCCTTGCTGTAGGGAACTGCTGTCTTACCAATAAATTTGAAGTTGGAACCTGTTTTGGTGAAGCCTGGCTTCGTGCTGAAGATAAAGGGGCAATTGGTTACATTGGTGGAACGAACAGCACTTACTGGGATGAAGATTACTGGTGGGGTGTTGGAGCCGGAACAGTTACTGCAAACCCAACTTATGCTACTACCGGATTAGGAGTTTATGACGGACTTTTCCATGATAATGGTGAGCCATTTGAAGATTGGTATACAACTACCGCCGGAATGATCTATCGCGGCAACCTGTCTGTAACTGAAGGTGGTGGCATGATCAATTATTACTGGGAAATTTATGCCATCATGGGCGATCCTTCTCTGGAGGTTTATCTGGGCGTTCCTGCCGAAAATATGGTCAGTTATCCCGATGTGATTTTCCTGGGTCTGGATGAAATTCAAGTGAGTGCAGAACCCTATTCCTATGTTTCGCTTTCATTGGATGGCGTAATTCATGGTACCGTTCTTGTAGATGAAACAGGCGTTGCAACTTTGGGATTTGATGCATTTACAAATCCTGGCATGGCTGATATTGTGATTTCCAGACAAAATAAAATCCCTGTTATCGCTCAGATCGAAGTGATTCCAAGTGGTGGACCGTATGTGGTTGTAGAATCATTTGAAATCACAGATGATAACAATAACATTCCCGAATACAATGAGACGATCGGTCTTGATATGAGTTTTGAGAATGTGGGAACTGATAATGCTACAAATGTAACTGCTACACTCAGCACAACCGATACTTATGTAAACATTACAGGTTCCACAACAAATATTGGAGACATCACAACCGGTACGATCGTTGAGATTCTGGATGCTTTTGAAATTGAAGTAGCTGATGATATTCCAGATCAGCATATTGCAATGTTCAATGTGGAAATCACAGGTTCTTCTACCTGGGGTTCAACAATAAATATAACTTTCAATGCTCCTGCTTTTGATGTAGGACCTTATGTGATAGATGATAATGGCGGAAATGGTCTTTTAGATCCCGGCGAAACTGCTACAGTTTCAATTCCAATAACCAATGCCGGTAATGCTTTATCACCTGACATGATCGCAGAATTGACCAATGCATCTCCTGATGTTATCACACTTCTGGTAGACACGGTTAATATTCCTGCTGTAAATATCGGCGAGGAAGTTTGGGCAGATTTTGAGGTGGAAGTAGCTGATGATGCTCAACCCGGAACTATTGCAACTTTAGGATTTGCAGCCAATGCAGGTGAGTATAATGCATCTGAAACTCTCAATCTTCCTATCGGTCTTGTTTTTGAAGATTTCGAAACAGGCGATTTCAGTATGTTCGACTGGCAGATGGGAACCTATGGCTGGGAAGTAACAAACTTAAATCCTTACGAAGGTGTTTACAGTGCCAAGTCGCAAACTATTTCTCACAATCAGAATGCCGAACTTACATTGGTTCTGGATATTCCTGCCGACGACGAGATCAGTTTCTTCAGGAAAGTATCTTCGGAAGATAATTACGATTATCTGAGATTTTATATAAATGGAACTTTGAAAGAAGAATGGGCAGGTGAAGAAAGCTGGAGTGAAGTAACTTATGCAGTAACAGCTGGCGATGATACAGAATTCAAATGGTCTTATGAAAAAGATTATTCAGTCAGCAGCGGCAGCGATTGTGCCTGGATCGATTACATCGTATTCCCGGGAATCGGCGGAACAGCTACTCCTATTATAAATGTAAATATCACAGAAATAGCTTTTGGTGATGTGAATGTTGGTGAAACAGTAATCGAAGATTTTACACTTCAGAATCTGGGAACGGCAGAACTTACCGGAACGATTTTAACTCCAGATGGATTTACCGTAACACTTCCCACCAGAAATGAAGAAAATTTCACAATTCCTCCAAATGAAGACATCACTGTAGAAATTGAATTTGCCCCAACACAAGGAATGCTTTATGACGGCAATATCGAGATCAGCAGTAATGACCCGAATCAGGCATTGATTGAAATTCCTGTAAGTGGAACCGGTGTGGCAACAGGAACAAATGACCTTATTCCATTGGTAACTGAATTGTATGGAAATCATCCGAATCCTTTCAATCCGACTACAAATATCAGTTATGGATTGAATCAGAATTCTGATGTTAAATTAGTGATATTTAATACCAAAGGTCAGAAAGTAAAAATACTCGTAAACGAAGTTCAACAGGCAGGTTATTACAATCTTACCTGGAACGGAAAAGACGATAATAATAAGCAGGTTACAAGTGGCGTTTATTTCTACGAGTTATTCGTGGGAGAAACCGACTATACCAGCGTTAAGAAAATGTTGTTATTGAAATAA
- a CDS encoding choice-of-anchor D domain-containing protein has translation MKKNLLVLLLILGSLMLFANNGFDVSFSRPSFSEYQLDFELGDFRLDETMKNGEMYSKIEFGGGVTTKKAGWAELPYINATVQLENRNVTPMVTDFEYEEYDLNYPMLPSRGTIYRNQNPDLIPYLIDPNSITDEFYPENVAEVGEPFVIRSVRGTNVYVYPFQYNAARNVLRVYTSVTVSLVENNTSVINPLPVDSSRITRESHFMYSTLFINYDNSRFVNELDQYGSILVIYTARDENAIQPWIQWKKEMGYTVYEELVATGTNVQTLVETSYNNNNDILYVQIVGDWEDISGAVMGGDPADPNLGCVVGTDVYPDLVIGRFSASNETDVITQVNKSITYEQTPQTGASWYTTALGIASNQGPGDDNELDYEHINVIYDDKLSQLTYTSHETQFDPSASAAGVGTAVNNGVSIINYTGHGSTTSWGSSGFSNSHVNMLTNGEMLPFIISVACVNGNFNGGTCFAEAWLRKENGGAIGMLASTQNQSWNPPMMGQDYMNDLLIGGYDYSLHPGQNGTTTDVQKTTYGSMCFNGTILMAMEDGYQGAEEMAKWTVFGDATLQVRTDSPAALTLSNNAVLMGVDFTTIVSANGNPIEGAMVTLYQDGEVATGITDATGSVTLSHNLAAGDAKLTVTAFNGDTIYDDISVIPPGGAYVMFDSCVIDDSAANDNGMLDYAETADLDVTLINVGTDPATGVSATLSSSDQYVTITDDSQDFGDIASGGTVTEMGAFTIEIDPAVPDMHAIAFEMEATDGTETWISNFTLMAHAPILEMGPFTIDDTAAGNGDYFWDAGETVDILVDVLNNGSADAFNVLGELVSNDQYITINSSNSTVGDVLTGDTEVASFNVTSAANTPQAYVATFSLNISGDNGITGYGQFGAQIGGYLIEEYFDTFLPTDWYTEGGTNWIAGTGNNAGGTAPEAEFYWSPSTLATQRLVCPVINTTGNQSLDLEFKHMVDDFGGGYALKIQTTSDGNTWNDAWVINPNGDIGPEIVQTEITTSDVGSTTFQLAFVFDGDSWDINNWYVDDVILGGGGASGPAVNANISSIDFGEVEVGESVIEEFTLSNPGTEELTGTMTAPAGFSLAVDNFTIDAGDSQTFEVEFIPTEGMVYSGDLVINSNAINQPTLEIALEGTGIMVGNDPNLIPTKTELTGNYPNPFNPTTDIKFAIKDAGKVTIDIYNIKGAKVTTLVNEEMEPGFYTARWDGKDSNKKNVSSGVYFYKMRAGGRYTSTRKMIMLK, from the coding sequence ATGAAAAAGAATTTATTAGTTTTATTACTCATTCTTGGCAGCTTGATGCTGTTTGCCAACAATGGATTTGATGTAAGTTTCAGTCGTCCTTCCTTTTCGGAATATCAACTGGATTTTGAATTAGGAGATTTTCGACTGGACGAAACCATGAAAAATGGAGAAATGTATTCCAAAATTGAATTTGGTGGAGGCGTTACAACCAAAAAAGCAGGTTGGGCAGAACTTCCTTATATCAATGCAACCGTGCAATTGGAGAACAGGAATGTAACACCGATGGTTACAGATTTTGAATATGAAGAATATGATCTGAACTATCCAATGCTTCCTTCTCGTGGAACGATCTATCGTAATCAAAATCCTGATCTGATCCCATATTTGATCGATCCTAATTCCATTACAGATGAATTTTATCCGGAAAATGTGGCAGAAGTTGGAGAGCCTTTTGTAATTAGATCAGTTCGTGGTACAAATGTTTACGTTTATCCCTTCCAATACAATGCAGCTAGAAACGTGCTGAGAGTTTATACTTCTGTAACTGTTTCCCTGGTGGAAAATAATACTTCAGTTATCAATCCTCTTCCTGTAGACAGCTCCAGAATTACCCGCGAATCACATTTCATGTACAGCACCTTATTTATCAATTATGACAATTCCAGATTCGTTAATGAATTAGATCAATACGGCTCAATCCTGGTTATCTATACTGCTCGAGACGAAAATGCTATCCAACCCTGGATTCAGTGGAAAAAAGAAATGGGTTATACCGTTTATGAAGAGTTGGTTGCTACGGGAACAAATGTGCAAACATTAGTGGAAACTTCATACAATAACAATAATGATATTCTTTATGTTCAAATCGTTGGAGATTGGGAAGACATTTCTGGCGCTGTGATGGGTGGAGATCCGGCAGATCCCAATTTGGGTTGTGTAGTTGGAACGGATGTTTATCCTGATCTGGTTATTGGAAGATTCAGTGCAAGTAACGAAACAGATGTAATTACTCAAGTTAATAAATCGATTACATATGAACAAACTCCTCAAACCGGAGCAAGTTGGTATACAACAGCTTTGGGAATTGCTTCCAATCAAGGTCCTGGCGATGATAATGAATTGGATTATGAACACATTAATGTGATCTATGATGATAAACTTTCTCAACTAACTTATACTTCACATGAAACTCAGTTCGATCCATCTGCCAGCGCTGCCGGCGTGGGAACAGCTGTAAATAATGGGGTTAGTATTATTAATTATACTGGACATGGTTCTACAACTTCCTGGGGTTCTTCAGGTTTCAGTAATTCACATGTGAATATGCTGACCAATGGTGAAATGCTTCCCTTCATTATCTCGGTTGCCTGTGTAAATGGAAACTTCAATGGTGGTACCTGTTTCGCCGAAGCCTGGTTAAGGAAAGAGAATGGTGGAGCTATTGGTATGTTAGCCTCTACCCAAAATCAATCCTGGAATCCTCCTATGATGGGTCAGGATTATATGAATGACCTGCTTATTGGAGGTTATGATTATTCTTTACATCCAGGCCAAAATGGAACAACCACAGATGTACAAAAAACAACTTATGGTTCAATGTGTTTCAATGGTACGATTTTAATGGCAATGGAAGACGGATATCAGGGTGCCGAAGAAATGGCAAAATGGACAGTTTTTGGTGATGCAACATTACAAGTAAGAACAGATTCACCAGCTGCTCTAACACTTTCAAATAATGCAGTTCTGATGGGAGTTGATTTTACCACAATCGTCAGCGCCAATGGAAATCCAATCGAAGGTGCGATGGTTACACTTTATCAGGATGGTGAAGTTGCTACTGGCATTACAGATGCTACTGGATCTGTTACACTTTCTCATAATCTGGCAGCCGGTGATGCAAAGCTTACAGTAACAGCTTTCAACGGTGATACAATTTATGATGATATTTCCGTGATTCCTCCTGGTGGAGCTTATGTGATGTTTGATAGTTGTGTGATCGATGATTCGGCGGCTAATGATAACGGCATGCTGGATTATGCTGAAACAGCAGATTTGGATGTGACTTTGATCAATGTGGGAACCGATCCTGCAACAGGTGTTTCTGCTACACTTTCCAGTTCAGATCAATATGTTACAATTACAGACGATAGCCAAGATTTTGGTGATATTGCTTCTGGAGGAACTGTTACCGAAATGGGTGCATTTACCATCGAAATCGATCCGGCAGTTCCTGATATGCATGCTATCGCTTTCGAAATGGAAGCAACAGATGGAACAGAAACCTGGATAAGTAATTTTACTCTTATGGCTCATGCTCCAATTTTGGAAATGGGGCCATTCACAATAGATGACACAGCAGCTGGAAATGGTGATTATTTCTGGGATGCTGGCGAAACTGTAGATATTCTGGTTGATGTTTTAAACAACGGTTCAGCTGATGCTTTCAACGTGTTGGGAGAATTGGTAAGTAACGATCAATATATTACAATAAACAGTTCCAACAGTACAGTAGGTGACGTTCTTACTGGAGACACAGAGGTTGCTTCTTTCAATGTAACTTCTGCTGCTAATACACCACAAGCTTACGTTGCCACTTTTAGTTTAAATATATCTGGAGATAATGGAATTACCGGTTATGGACAATTTGGAGCTCAGATCGGTGGATATCTTATCGAAGAATATTTCGATACATTCCTACCAACCGACTGGTATACAGAAGGTGGAACCAACTGGATAGCAGGTACAGGAAATAACGCCGGCGGAACAGCTCCAGAAGCCGAATTCTACTGGTCTCCATCTACTTTGGCAACTCAAAGACTGGTTTGCCCAGTTATCAATACTACAGGAAATCAAAGTCTTGATCTGGAATTTAAACATATGGTGGATGATTTCGGTGGTGGTTATGCCCTCAAAATTCAAACCACATCGGATGGAAATACCTGGAACGATGCCTGGGTTATTAATCCAAACGGTGATATTGGACCGGAAATTGTGCAAACTGAAATTACAACTTCTGATGTAGGTTCTACTACTTTTCAACTAGCATTTGTATTTGATGGTGACTCATGGGATATTAACAACTGGTATGTTGATGATGTGATTTTAGGTGGTGGCGGAGCCAGCGGCCCTGCTGTCAACGCCAATATCTCTTCAATTGATTTTGGTGAAGTGGAAGTTGGTGAAAGTGTGATCGAAGAGTTTACACTTTCCAACCCCGGAACTGAAGAACTGACAGGAACTATGACAGCTCCAGCCGGATTTAGTCTGGCAGTTGACAACTTTACAATTGATGCTGGAGACAGCCAGACATTTGAAGTTGAATTTATTCCTACGGAAGGAATGGTTTACAGTGGAGATCTGGTAATCAACAGCAATGCGATAAATCAGCCGACTCTGGAGATCGCTTTGGAAGGAACCGGAATTATGGTTGGAAACGATCCTAATCTTATTCCAACCAAAACAGAACTTACCGGCAATTATCCAAATCCATTCAATCCAACTACAGACATCAAATTCGCTATAAAGGATGCCGGTAAAGTTACTATCGATATTTACAATATTAAAGGTGCAAAAGTAACTACTCTGGTGAATGAAGAAATGGAACCTGGATTCTATACAGCGCGTTGGGATGGCAAAGATTCCAATAAGAAAAATGTATCAAGTGGAGTTTATTTCTATAAAATGAGAGCTGGTGGCAGATATACCAGTACTCGCAAAATGATAATGCTGAAATAA
- the ruvX gene encoding Holliday junction resolvase RuvX yields the protein MFRILAIDYGEKRIGIAITDPLQIIARPYKVLANDGINALNTIEEIIQTEKAGKVILGLPVNLAGEDTKKTLEVKEFATKLKSVISVPLEFWDERYTTDEAKKTIKKMNINTREARQIVDKIAASVILKDYLENHK from the coding sequence ATGTTTAGAATTTTAGCGATAGATTATGGAGAAAAAAGGATTGGAATCGCCATCACCGATCCTTTACAAATAATTGCCAGACCTTATAAAGTATTAGCCAATGACGGAATAAATGCTTTGAACACTATCGAAGAGATAATCCAAACAGAAAAAGCTGGGAAAGTGATCTTAGGTTTACCGGTTAATCTGGCAGGAGAAGATACAAAGAAAACCCTGGAAGTGAAAGAGTTTGCTACTAAACTGAAATCTGTAATTTCTGTTCCCCTGGAATTCTGGGATGAAAGATACACTACAGATGAAGCAAAGAAAACAATAAAAAAGATGAATATAAACACCAGAGAAGCACGTCAAATCGTAGATAAGATAGCTGCTTCGGTAATTTTGAAAGATTATCTGGAAAACCACAAGTAA